One Limnochordia bacterium DNA window includes the following coding sequences:
- a CDS encoding transposase codes for MMFERGELKEINGEQGVKTTEDFQELMHKMMKEVLEAIYDEDLTDHLGNQKHAEKAGDDANPRNGYRPKTVQSYLEEIKLYVSRDQKSTFDRRVVKNGNVIFPA; via the coding sequence ATGATGTTTGAAAGAGGGGAACTCAAAGAGATTAATGGGGAGCAGGGAGTCAAGACCACTGAGGATTTTCAAGAGCTAATGCACAAGATGATGAAAGAGGTCCTTGAAGCCATTTACGATGAAGACCTAACGGATCACCTTGGCAATCAGAAACACGCCGAGAAGGCGGGTGACGATGCCAATCCAAGGAATGGCTATAGGCCGAAGACGGTGCAGTCCTACTTAGAAGAGATCAAACTCTATGTGTCTCGTGATCAGAAATCAACTTTTGACCGCCGGGTGGTGAAAAATGGCAATGTGATATTCCCTGCATAG